The DNA segment CATGTGGGAACTTCTGGAGAACGGATTATTCTGCATTAAATAGGAAGTGGTTTTTCTTCTATAGTCTCATTATAGAGAGTATTATCCTTATAGTGTTACCGCAGGTTAGGTATTTATTTAATGAACCTTATATAAACTCTATGTTAGGTACCATATTATTTGTACTTGTATTAATAGTTTGTAATATGGGTACGCAATATATTGGTATTAAGCGTTTGGTTGATATTGGAATTACGAATCCGAAATGGTATTTAGGGATTAATTTTCTTCTCTTAGGTTCTATATTACTTCCTGGAGAAATAAAAAGTATTATTGTACATTCAATTAATATGGTTGTATTAGTTATGCCACGTCAAACTATTAAAAATAATAAATCACATTGATTTAATGTAGATAGTATATGTATAAAACAAAAAGGGCTGTTTTACAGCCCTTTTTGTAGTTCTTGTCTATTGTAATTTTTTAGGATCTTTAAGTATCAATGATGCCCCAAGGCCCATTACGAGGAATGGCACGAGTGTCATCATAGCTACCGGTAAGGAGTAGGTATCTGCTAGGTTACCTACGACAGGAGCAATGACACCGCCGATGGTTTGGCTCACGCCAAGAGTGATACCCGATGCAAAGCCGATACTTTTGGCTAGATATGTTTGGCCTAGTACGATAACTGGGCTGTAGCTAATTGCTTTGGCAGCACCAATCATGAGTAGTAGCAAGTAGGCTATAGGCATCATGATGAGTGGTGAGAAGGTTGGAACCTCTGTTAATAGGAACATAGCGGGTAACCAAACTAATAGGGATAGTCTGATAATCTTGATAGGACCATATTTATCGCCCAATAGACCGCCAATATAGGTCATGAAGATGCCAATACTAAAGAATACAGTCAAGGCAAAGCTACCTTGTTCTGGGCTTGTACCGAGCTCACGAGTCCAGAAAATCGGAATAAACGCATTGATAACGCGGAAGTTTACTGATTGGCTCAAGATAATAATGAACAAGATGCCAAAGTATTTCCAGTAGTTCTTCAGCGGTTTCGACGCCACTGTTGGATTTTCAGTAGCTACTGCTTGGTCGATAGTACGTGCATGAGCTACGATATGAGGCATTAGTATGAACAATATAGTAAATATAATAATACCTACTACGGTGAAAGCTGCCAATCCATGAGGCCCAACTGTATAAGCAATGGCACCTGCAAAGAGTGGACCAAAGGCGAAGCCTGAGCTGCCGCCGATAGCAAAGGTGCCCATGGCCTTACCTTTCTTGCCACCACCGAGACGGTTCATAATCTTCGCACCTTCAGGATGGAAGATGGAAGATCCAACGCCAGCTAATGTGGCACAAACGAGGAGGCTTTCATAAGAGGTAACAAAGCCCATCATACCTGTACTACATGCAGATAATAAAACGCCGAAGGCAATGAGCCGCGGTTGATTGATCTTGTCCGAAATATAACCTAGTAAAGGCTGTAATAATGATGATAATGCTGTATTAGCTAAGATGAGAAAACCTGCTTGCTCTAAGCTCAGTCCATAGGTATAAATGAACAGAGGTAAGAGGGCAGGCAACACACTTTGACAGGAGTCGTTGATCATGTGACTCACTGTAATGAGATAAGGGTAATATTTTTTCATAGTAGTGTCCCCTTGAGTCTATTTAATAGCAGTAATTATATCTTGTGTATATTATAACTCATAAAGTTACTAAAGTATTGATAAATATAGATACAAAAAAGCGCTAACCATTAGTGATCTGTGCTTTTTGTTTACGCCAAATACTTTATAAATAGTGTTTATTTTGTACTAAAAAAAGGCCTAGTCATGACTAGGCCTTATATTGTATCTTATTTTAACACTATGTATAATGAACTTAAATGATATGGAAAGAGTGGTAAAATGTTATCTCTTATATTAATAAAACTAAATGAAGAAAAAGCTATATATGAGTTCCACCCTAACGCTAGTGCTGAGTATGGCATAATAGAATTAGATCGTAAAAGCAATGTGGCTATTGTTAAAGAACCATTGCAAGGTAGTGAGTGGCATACAGTACACGCTTTAAATAAATTGGAGGAATACGGAAGTTTAAACTCATTTCCTAAAGAAGAAAGATTATATTGGTATTAAGAGTTATGCAACATGTATAACTCTTTTTTATAAGCATTTTACGCCCTTTCATGTGTGATGATTGGGCACATTTTTATTGGTGTAAAATAAAACACCCTACTAATATAGCAAGGTGTAAGAGATGATTATATGATTTTGTAAAATGTCATGGGGCAATAAATGGGGCAAATACCACCATATAATAGAGAATGATTGATACACAAAATTCACTCAATAATATAAGAAAACCTAGATAACATCTGTATTATGTGTATCTAGGTGTATCTAGGTTTATCTATTGTATCTCTATCATTATCATTTAAAAGAATGGCAGAGGAGGAGGGATTTGAACCCCCGCGCCGGTTGCCCGACCTACCGCATTTCGAGTGCGGACCCTTCAGCCTCTTGGGTACTCCTCCGTGCTTTACGGCGCTCTTTAAAGAAGTCTTTCATAATTTGGCTACATTCATCACCAAGCACACCAGATGCTAGTTCTGGTTCATGATTTAAACCAGGATGAGAGAGCACATTGAATAGCGATTCCACGGCGCCTCCTTTGTAATCACTTGCACCATATACAACACGGTCTATACGACTGTTAATAATGGCTCCAGCGCACATCGGACACGGCTCTATCGTAACATACAGGGTACAACCAGTCAACCGCCAGCGCTTGAGAACATCGCATGCTTCGCGGATTACGAGGACCTCTGCATGGGCCGTTGCATCATGATCGAGTTCACGACGATTGTGATGGCGTGAAACAATGGTATTATCTTTTACGAGAATGGCACCGATAGGGATTTCTCCAAGTTCATAAGCCTTTCGTGCTTCTTCCATGGCAATGGCCATAAAATATTCGTCCCGTGTGCGTTCATCCATATTTTCAATGTCTGTAGGTGTAATGTCTTTTGTCATTGGCATGCCTC comes from the Veillonella dispar genome and includes:
- a CDS encoding MFS transporter, encoding MKKYYPYLITVSHMINDSCQSVLPALLPLFIYTYGLSLEQAGFLILANTALSSLLQPLLGYISDKINQPRLIAFGVLLSACSTGMMGFVTSYESLLVCATLAGVGSSIFHPEGAKIMNRLGGGKKGKAMGTFAIGGSSGFAFGPLFAGAIAYTVGPHGLAAFTVVGIIIFTILFILMPHIVAHARTIDQAVATENPTVASKPLKNYWKYFGILFIIILSQSVNFRVINAFIPIFWTRELGTSPEQGSFALTVFFSIGIFMTYIGGLLGDKYGPIKIIRLSLLVWLPAMFLLTEVPTFSPLIMMPIAYLLLLMIGAAKAISYSPVIVLGQTYLAKSIGFASGITLGVSQTIGGVIAPVVGNLADTYSLPVAMMTLVPFLVMGLGASLILKDPKKLQ
- the tadA gene encoding tRNA adenosine(34) deaminase TadA; protein product: MTKDITPTDIENMDERTRDEYFMAIAMEEARKAYELGEIPIGAILVKDNTIVSRHHNRRELDHDATAHAEVLVIREACDVLKRWRLTGCTLYVTIEPCPMCAGAIINSRIDRVVYGASDYKGGAVESLFNVLSHPGLNHEPELASGVLGDECSQIMKDFFKERRKARRSTQEAEGSALEMR